In Oryza brachyantha chromosome 1, ObraRS2, whole genome shotgun sequence, the following are encoded in one genomic region:
- the LOC102713429 gene encoding cysteine-rich receptor-like protein kinase 15 yields the protein MSVLVLLILLSPASISAGVQTLQAANSVTARSASPFYYNCSETAGRYTPNSTFGSNLKALGAALVAGANATATGFASRTVGVPPDYVYGLVLCLAEHAAGPSCASDLAAAFRFVTGELCPSYRDVTVYYDKYMLRFSGDDFLSTLSNEPEWSIYNTNSVRGGQAAGLLAERVMELMDATATYAASSPSRYATGEVAVGPPVQGVENVYALVQCTPDLTGDQCRSCIVNSTARIPMLSVASLLITTEVGARIFGVRCTARYETTIFFTETNTTIKLPMAKKSRLHTELKLWEKEIISECDAGFSLHKFAEIKHATDNFSSKLGEGGFGPVFQATLSSRQGLLEFKNEIRLIAKLQHINLVRLLGCCIENNERMLVYEYMPKKSLDSSIFGAGEKLSWYVRRRIIEGIAQGILYIHEQSNMCVIHRDLKPSNILLDNEMNPKISDFGIARICTSNMTESNTTTVIGTIGYMAPEYFSHRTYSAKSDIFSFGVLVLEIISGKVAFGSYQIDGRSHDLRRYAWQLWKDEKCEELVDPSLSEENEGMDIIRCTQVALLCVQERAEDRPTMREVNVMLNSNNMTLSLPTKPGCHDTAPDTSGASQPTDMSITLPR from the exons ATGTCAGTCCTCGTCCTACTGATCCTACTCTCGCCGGCATCGATTTCTGCCGGAGTGCAGACGCTGCAGGCTGCTAACTCTGTCACCGCGAGGTCCGCGAGCCCTTTTTACTATAACTGCAGCGAGACCGCCGGCCGGTACACGCCGAACAGCACGTTCGGATCCAACCTGAAGGCCCTTGGtgcggccctcgtcgccggcgccaacgcgacggcgaccggcttCGCCTCCAGGACGGTCGGCGTTCCGCCCGATTATGTCTACGGCCTCGTGCTCTGCCTGGCCGAGCACGCCGCCGGGCCGTCCTGCGCCAGCGACCTCGCCGCGGCGTTCCGGTTCGTTACCGGCGAGCTCTGCCCGTCCTACAGGGACGTGACGGTCTACTACGACAAGTACATGCTCCGGTTCTCCGGCGACGACTTCCTCTCCACCCTCAGCAACGAGCCGGAGTGGTCGATCTATAACACGAACAGCGTGCGGGGCGGGCAGGCGGCCGGCTTGCTTGCGGAGAGGGTGATGGAGCTGatggacgcgacggcgacctaCGCGGCCAGCTCGCCGAGCCGGTACGCCACCGGCGAGGTCGCCGTCGGGCCGCCGGTGCAGGGCGTGGAGAACGTGTACGCGCTGGTGCAGTGCACGCCCGACCTCACCGGAGACCAGTGCCGGAGCTGCATCGTCAACAGCACCGCCAGGATACCAATGTTGTCGGTTGCGTCGTTGCTCATCACTACCGAAGTTGGCGCGAGGATTTTTGGGGTACGCTGCACCGCTCGCTACGAGACGACCATCTTCTTCACAGAAACAAACACCACCATCAAGCTCCCCATGGCCAAAA AGTCACGGTTGCATACGGAGCTAAAACTTTGGGAGAAAGAGATCATCAGTGAATGCGACGCAGGATTTTCGTTACACAAATTTGCTGAGATAAAACATGCGACGGATAACTTCTCATCTAAACTTGGAGAAGGCGGTTTTGGCCCAGTATTTCAGGCAA CATTAAGTTCAAGGCAAGGTCTACTGGAGTTCAAGAATGAAATTAGACTCATCGCAAAACTCCAGCATATAAATCTTGTCAGACTTCTAGGTTGCTGCATCGAAAATAATGAAAGAATGCTTGTGTATGAATATATGCCCAAGAAAAGCTTGGACTCCTCAATTTTTG GAGCCGGTGAAAAGTTGAGTTGGTATGTTCGTCGCCGCATTATTGAAGGAATAGCTCAAGGGATTCTTTATATTCATGAACAATCAAATATGTGTGTTATCCACAGAGACCTGAAACCCAGTAACATTCTTCTAGATAACGAGATGAACCCAAAAATTTCTGATTTTGGGATTGCAAGGATCTGTACTTCAAATATGACAGAATCAAATACAACAACTGTCATTGGAACAAT tGGTTACATGGCACCAGAGTACTTCTCCCACAGAACTTATTCAGCAAAATCAGACATTTTTAGCTTTGGTGTGCTGGTTCTGGAGATCATAAGTGGAAAAGTAGCCTTTGGATCCTACCAAATTGATGGAAGATCGCACGATCTAAGAAGATAC GCTTGGCAACTATGGAAAGATGAAAAGTGCGAGGAGCTCGTCGACCCTTCTTTATCTGAGGAGAATGAAGGAATGGATATCATTAGGTGCACACAGGTTGCACTTCTTTGCGTCCAGGAGAGAGCAGAGGATCGACCCACTATGCGTGAAGTTAATGTGATGCTAAATAGCAATAACATGACACTGTCTCTGCCTACAAAACCAGGTTGTCATGACACAGCTCCTGATACCTCAGGGGCATCGCAGCCAACAGATATGAGTATTACACTGCCCAGATAG
- the LOC102713150 gene encoding uncharacterized protein LOC102713150 produces MEVEQVLPMTNVDNVIINTSISMEEKKEHVNGAKELNHSDEMITIVMEKTDGDKKIMVEEPTEIAISRTASSNRCQKQAKKRGVFGLFQALFMSFSSSTTTKKMDVTTAMGDKKKFDMIGVNNGDKEAMDIVARSSSDVTSWKNLVDGMRPLRLYGQLEYYPPPSPDRTEGVTSRYSSTEDLRELGNYSHEKEEEVEEDSPTTEDGGYSSNAIDRQAEEFIAKFYEQFRLQKSDSLNNWAD; encoded by the coding sequence TAGAACAAGTTCTCCCTATGACCAATGTCGACAATGTGATTATCAATACCAGCATAAGcatggaggagaagaaggagcATGTCAATGGTGCTAAAGAGTTGAACCATTCTGATGAAATGATTACCATTGTCATGGAAAAAACCGATGGCGATAAGAAGATAATGGTGGAGGAGCCAACCGAAATTGCCATATCCAGGACTGCCTCCTCCAATCGATGCCAGAAGCAAGCCAAAAAGCGAGGTGTGTTCGGCCTCTTTCAGGCGCTGTTCATGTCcttcagcagcagcaccaccacaAAGAAGATGGATGTCACCACCGCCATGGGTGACAAGAAAAAGTTTGACATGATCGGCGTCAACAATGGGGACAAGGAAGCGATGGACATTGTGGCAAGATCATCCAGTGATGTCACCTCATGGAAGAACCTCGTCGATGGCATGCGCCCACTCCGCCTCTATGGGCAGCTGGAGTACTacccaccgccgtcgcccgaTAGGACCGAGGGCGTGACCAGCCGCTACTCATCCACCGAGGACCTACGGGAGCTGGGCAATTATTCCCatgaaaaagaagaggaggtAGAGGAGGATTCTCCAACGACAGAGGATGGTGGCTACAGCTCCAATGCAATCGACAGGCAGGCTGAGGAGTTCATTGCAAAGTTCTATGAGCAATTTAGGCTGCAAAAGTCAGATTCATTAAACAACTGGGCCGATTAA